DNA sequence from the Sulfurimonas sediminis genome:
TTGTTTCTATCGCACTTCCTCGTGTGAAAGATTTCCGTGGTGTTCCGAGAAATGGTTTTGACGGTCGTGGTAACTATAACTTCGGTCTTCAGGAACAACTTATTTTCCCTGAAATCAGCTATGATTCAATCATGCAGATTCACGGTATGAATATTACTATAGTAACATCTGCAGATTCAGACAAGGCGGCATTTACTCTTTTAGAGAAAATGGGAATGCCTTTTAGTAAAGGGAGCAACTAATGGCTAAGAAGTCAATGATAGCTAAAGCAAAACGTACTCCAAAGTTTAAGGTACGTGGTTATACACGTTGTCAGATTTGTGGTCGTCCACACTCTGTACTGAGAGATTTTGGAATTTGTCGTATCTGTTTTAGAAAAATGGCAAATGAAGGTTTAATACCAGGTGTTAGAAAGTCTAGTTGGTAAACATTTACTGACTGGAAACTGCTAGCAGTCAGCAGTTATT
Encoded proteins:
- a CDS encoding type Z 30S ribosomal protein S14, which encodes MAKKSMIAKAKRTPKFKVRGYTRCQICGRPHSVLRDFGICRICFRKMANEGLIPGVRKSSW